The Microbacterium sp. SORGH_AS_0862 region GCACTCGACGACCCGAAGGAGTTCGCGCAGTTCGTGCTCACCACGGCGAGCGATGCGTACTACCGCACGGCCAGCCCCACGCCGACACCGACTCCGTCGTCGTAATCCGCCCGCGCTGAGCGCATAGACTCGTCCGTGCGCTCGCGAGGGCGCCAGGCCGCCAGGCGGTCACGCCGGCTTGGCGCAATTGGTAGCGCACCGTACTTGTAATACGGGGGTTGCAGGTTCAAGTCCTGTAGCCGGCACTGGAACGGGGGGCACGAGACGGGCGTCGACGCGCACGTTGTCATACGGGGTTGCAGGTTCAAGTCCTGTAGCCGGCACTGGAACGCGGGGCACGAGACGGGCGTCGACGCGCACGTTGTCATAAGGGGGTTGCAGGTTCAAGTCCTGTAGCCGGCACTGGAACGCGGGGCACGAGACGGTCGTCGACGCGTTTCGCCTCTCGGTCTGTCGCTCACTGCGAGAAGCCGTATGTGGCGGCGAGCGACCGTAGCTCTTCCACGGACGAGATGCCGAGTTTGCGGTACGCACTCCGAATCTGAGACTTGACGGTGTTGACCGAGAGGTAGTGCTCCGTCGCGATCTCCTCGAGCGTCGCGTCTTTGAGGCGAACGCCGAGTACCGCCCGCTCGCGAGGTGTGAGCCTCTGAAACGGATCGCTCGCATCGACTCTGGCAGCGCGGATGATCGCATCGGCGACATCCGGTGAAAGCCTGTCGCTGTCGGCGGCGAGTTTACTCACGTCCGCACGGGGGAGCAGGACGAAGGGCGAGTACAACTCCTGCTCCGATGCGATGGATGCGGCCAGACGGAAGTCGTCGGCACCCGCGCTGATCGCAAGGCCCCGCGAGGCAGCAGCGCGTAGCGCGAGCGCTGCGACCAGCGCGCGCGGCGCGTGCGAACTGCTCGCGCTCATGAGCGAAGCCGCATGGAGCACTCGCTCGTCGAACCCCGCGTGCGCGTCTGCCGCGATGCGCTGAACGCGCACGAGCGCGGAGACGACCTCGCCGCCGAGGTCGTCGTCGACTCCCAGGGCGTCGCGCGCGGCCGTGTGCATCCCCAGCCTCGTGAGAAGGGCATGCTTCGAAAGAGCCACGAATGCGGCGCTCTGCCCTTGCGAGGCGGAGTGCGCGATGGCCATCGCGGGCGCGTCCACGCTCACCAGCAGGCGCATGGCCTCGGCGGACGACTCCGCTAAGAGCGCGCTGAGGTACATGTGTGCATGAGCTCGCTCGCTCGCCGCCTGGAGGTCGATCAGCGAGAGGCGCGCACTGGCCTCATCGAAGGAGAGCCGGTCATAGAGAAGCAGCGCCTCCGCGAGCAGAACAACCGCGCGGCTGCGGGGCACCCACCACTCGTCCCTCATCTCGGGGACGCGTTCCAGCCAACGTCGAGCCTCCGAGTTCCGTCCTGCCAGCGCGTGGCACCAGGCGATGGCTGCGGCACTCCGCGACTGACCCATGAGATCTCCCAGGAGCAGGGCGAGGTCATAGCTGTAGGTGTATTCGCGGAACGCGGCCCGGAGGTCGCCGGAATGCTCCCATACGTAGCCCCACGCGTACGTCATCTCCGGCAGGGCTGCCTGCATGCTCTCGCGTTCATCGGCTGCGCTTTCGTCCACGATCCGCCGCGCGCGCAGGGCGTACTGCGTAGCTTCGTCGAGGTCGCCGCTGGCGCGTGCGGCGGCCGCCCGGATGGTCAGTTGCGTGACCCGGTCGAAAGCCGACTGCGCTTCGCTGGCAGACGTGTTGCCCCGGAACTTGGTCGTGTGAGCGGCCGGATCGTCGATGATCCTGTCCAGGTACACCTTCCCCTGGATGATGCGCGAGTTGCGCCGAGCGAAATCCTCAGGGAACCGGAACAGCCACGCCTGCAGACGACGTGGTTCTACCAGCAGGGCTTCGCCCCAATGAGCCTCGATGAGAGCGGCCGCGCGGTTCCAATCGCGTGCCTCGAACAGCTCTTCGATCTGTCGGCCGATGGCATCAAACACAATCGTCACCCCCGAGACCGCTTCGGCGCCGTTCGGGCGGGCGTCCTATCCGTGCTCCGACAACCCCTATGTCGGTCCGTTCGACCCTATCAGCGGGGCGATCTGGGGGCTGCTGACTCTCGTAGATCGGGCACGGTAGCCGGCGTCTGCGAAGACGAGCGTGCGGATAACGGGCTCGTGGGAGTGGTCCCCCAGGAGGTGCAACGTAGGCTGTAACGGTGCGTTGGTTCTGGGGGATCGTCGCTGCGGTCGTGTTGATCGCCGCTGGCGGGGTGGCTGGGTATGTGATCGCTTCGCACCGAGACGCGCCAGTTGCTGTGCCTCCGGCCGGTTCGCGCGTCGTGTTCTTCGGCGACTCGTGGACCGCCGGGTATTGGTCGGATCCCCTAACGGGAGGATTCGCGTACTTGACCGCCAATGTGTTCGGGTGGGACGCGGTCGTGCTCGGCGAGGCGGGTACAGGGTTCATTCAGAAGGGCCCCAACCCGCCGGAGGATGAGTCCTATCCCACGCGCGCAAAGACACTTCCCATCGACGAGGATGTTCCGCTGGTGATCCTCGAAGGGTCCATCAACGACACAACATTGAATGAGGCAACCACCTCCAACCCGACGGTGGATCGGCTTCGCTTCGCAGTTGAGTCCACGCTGGCGAGCTTGCGCCGCGCGTACCCAAACGCGCGGATCATCGCGCTCGGCCCCACTGGAGGTGATCCGGTCCCCGAGCTCGACGCGATGCTGCGGCAGATTTATGCGGCGGAGAATGTCTCATACATTGATGCAGTCGACTGGATCACCGAGGATATGCCTTGGGCACTTGGCGATCCTTATCATCCCTCATCGCGCGGACATGCGTATTTCGCGGGGCGGCTCGTGGATGCACTTCAAGCGGTGTACTCGCCGTAGATGTTCAGCATTTCGCTGGATTGGTGACGCGGTACTCCCTAACCGCCTGCCCAGTCCCGCTTCTGCTCCGCGCTCTTAAAGTCTGCCCGCGCTCTCGAAGATCGTGGGCGCGAGAGAGTACCGACGTCTAGTGAACGAACTTGGCGGTGGACCCGCTAAACAATGTCCCCGTCGGATTCCATGCGAAGAGCCACTCGAGTACCGGGTACCGATCAGTCAGCCAGCTGATGATCAATGGCGGCACAAAACCTAGCACGAGCGCGACTCCGAGCATGGGCCATGGCTCAACGCTTCCTGCGAAGCGCAGGTATCCGAGCGGGAACATGATGAAGGGGACGTGCAGCACGTAAAGCCTGACCGTGCGGCGGCCGATGTAACGAAGGAAAGCGCACCATCGCGTCGACGCGAAGATGGCCACGCATCCGGCCGCGCCGAGGAAACCCGCGACGTAGAGCGGCATCTGCCAGACCGCGATCGACAGGCGTGCGATCCCGAGCGTCCCGGCGGCGCTCAGGGCGATGGCCGCTCCGAGAAGGAAGATACTCGTCCACCTGCGTCGGACGAACGCTGCGAGGGCCGGCAGATGCGGTCCGAGTGTCACACCGATGAAGAAGGCGGCTGCGTTGCTGAAGAACCGCGGACCTTCGCCGGTCGATAGGAAGGCTCCGGCCATGATTAGTGCGAACACGATCACGAGGGGAGGGATACTCCGCGTCGCGAGGGCGAGCAGGTAGTAGACGAAGAGGTAGGCGAGGAACCACAGATGATCGCCGGGCCGGGTGAAGATCAACCAGAAAATCTGGCTCCGGGTGGAATCCGAAGTTCTCGTACCAGTGCGCCGCTACCCAGAACATGATGATCGCCCACAGCAGGTAGGGATAGAGGACTCGCCTCACCTTGCCCGAGAGGTAGATCCACGGTCCCTTCGCGAGTGATCTCGTGACGAGAAGACCCGACAGGATGAAGATGATCGGCCTTCTTAGCGGCGTGATGATCACTCCCAAAGTGTCCAATTTGTTGAAGGAGTGCTCGGAGTACACGCCAGCTAGGACGACGGAGTGGAACAGAATGACGAGGATGATCGCGAGTCCCCTGAGGACATCCATCCAGTCCACGCGGGTGGAGCTCGAGGTGAACAACTGATGCCTCTCTGGTGAACACGGGGAAATCGTCGAACTCTATTCGATCGTCCCTGTCCGAGGCGAGTGACCCCGCGGTCCATAACGTCGCGGGACGGCAGGTCTCACACCGAGGCGAGGCGCGCGGTATGTGTCGCGCGCGTCAGAAGCCCGGAAAAAGCACTCCGGCGGTGACGGCCACGGCGAGCGCCGCCAGTCCTGCCCACGTCGCGACGACGAACGGGATGCGCTCGCGTGCGCGCAGTCTTCGACGGTTGACGGGGTCCGAGACGACCGTCGTGAGCGACGCCTTCGCGGCGGAAAGGCTCGCGTAGCGCCCCACAGGCGAGGAGAAGCGGTCGAAGGCGACGAAGCTTCCGTCGTCGTTGCGGTCGATGTAGCCGAAGAAGTCGCCGTCACGCTGAGCGACGTACAGTCCGTCGTCGACGTGGTTCCACGTGGTCCGGGATGCGGCTGCGACGAACGGCGCGAGCGTCGTCGTCATGCCGCCCGCCGGCGTGGCTGCTGCTGAGCCGCGGGAATCTCGTCGTCGATGTCGACCGTGAGTCCCGCCGTCGAACTGGCGGACTCGGCGAGGGACTGGAGGAAGACGGGGTTCAGCGACTCGGGCTCTGCGGAGGAGAAGACGAACCGTAGGGGGATCGATGAATGGATCCAGAGCGTCTCACGTCCATCCTCTCCGCGGACGTTGAGCGTGAAGGATTCCTGGCGACGCAACTTCGTGGTGGCGACCACCTTGACATGCGCCAGCAGACGATCGTTCATCTCGACCGGGGCAGTGGAGTTTGCGTAGTAGAGCTGTCCCATGAGGAGACCTTTCGATCGTGACGAGGCTTGTTCGATGAGGACATTACTAGGTAGGCTAGCGATATGGCAAGCAAACATTTCGCGAATCGTGAGTTTCGATGAGCGACCGCGCAATGTACTGGTACAACGCGAACGACGTGCGCCAGCAAGCAGGCAGACGAGTGCTCGACGCGCTGCGCACGTATCGCGCCGCCGAGATGGCGATGCGCCGCCGCACCCAGGAGTCCATGGGCATGGGCGAGAACGACCTCCTCCTGCTGCAGTACCTCATGCGTGCAGCTCAACGGGGCGGAGAAGTCTCGCCCGTCGATATCGGCAGGTACCTAGGAGTCTCGACGCCCTCGGTGACGGGGATCCTGGATCGGCTCGAGCGCAGCGGACACCTGAAGCGCAAACCGCACCCGCAGGACCGTCGGCGGTTGCTTGTCGAGACGACGGATCTCGCCCACGTCGAGGTGCGCCGCACGCTGGACGGTATGCACACGCGGATGATGGCTGCCGTCCGGTCTCTCGGCCCCGGCGATGCAGACGCCATCGTCGGCTTCCTCCATGCGATGACGGAGGCCGTGGATGCGGTCGATTCCCCCATCGGCGCTGAAGCCTCCACTGCCTGAACCACGTCTCGGGGCGCCGGTCGTGCCGGGCGTACACTCGCGCGTAGGGGGAGATATGGGCAACGTCAGGATCCTGGGGGCCGCTTTCATCGTGGGGCTGTCGCTCGTGGTGGCGGGGTGCACAGCCACGCCCGATCCGCCACCCTCCACCAGCGCGC contains the following coding sequences:
- a CDS encoding LuxR C-terminal-related transcriptional regulator; translation: MTIVFDAIGRQIEELFEARDWNRAAALIEAHWGEALLVEPRRLQAWLFRFPEDFARRNSRIIQGKVYLDRIIDDPAAHTTKFRGNTSASEAQSAFDRVTQLTIRAAAARASGDLDEATQYALRARRIVDESAADERESMQAALPEMTYAWGYVWEHSGDLRAAFREYTYSYDLALLLGDLMGQSRSAAAIAWCHALAGRNSEARRWLERVPEMRDEWWVPRSRAVVLLAEALLLYDRLSFDEASARLSLIDLQAASERAHAHMYLSALLAESSAEAMRLLVSVDAPAMAIAHSASQGQSAAFVALSKHALLTRLGMHTAARDALGVDDDLGGEVVSALVRVQRIAADAHAGFDERVLHAASLMSASSSHAPRALVAALALRAAASRGLAISAGADDFRLAASIASEQELYSPFVLLPRADVSKLAADSDRLSPDVADAIIRAARVDASDPFQRLTPRERAVLGVRLKDATLEEIATEHYLSVNTVKSQIRSAYRKLGISSVEELRSLAATYGFSQ
- a CDS encoding SGNH/GDSL hydrolase family protein; translated protein: MRWFWGIVAAVVLIAAGGVAGYVIASHRDAPVAVPPAGSRVVFFGDSWTAGYWSDPLTGGFAYLTANVFGWDAVVLGEAGTGFIQKGPNPPEDESYPTRAKTLPIDEDVPLVILEGSINDTTLNEATTSNPTVDRLRFAVESTLASLRRAYPNARIIALGPTGGDPVPELDAMLRQIYAAENVSYIDAVDWITEDMPWALGDPYHPSSRGHAYFAGRLVDALQAVYSP
- a CDS encoding MarR family winged helix-turn-helix transcriptional regulator yields the protein MSDRAMYWYNANDVRQQAGRRVLDALRTYRAAEMAMRRRTQESMGMGENDLLLLQYLMRAAQRGGEVSPVDIGRYLGVSTPSVTGILDRLERSGHLKRKPHPQDRRRLLVETTDLAHVEVRRTLDGMHTRMMAAVRSLGPGDADAIVGFLHAMTEAVDAVDSPIGAEASTA